GCGACGTTCGGCGAGTCCGGCGTCGCACCGATCGAGTGGCTCTTCAACCGCGGTCCGTACCCGGTGTCGGGCGGCAGCTCGGTGATCAACGCGACCGGGTGGGATCTCGGCTCGAGCTTCGCGACGGTCACCGTGCCGTCGATGCGCATGATCGTCGACCTGTCGGACTTCGACGCCTCGCGATGGAATCAGCTCACCGGCGAGAGCGGCCACGCCTTCCACGAGCACTACGTCGATCAGACGCCGGCGTGGCAGCGGGTCGAGCTCACGCTCTGGGCCTTCTCTCCCGACGCGGTCGACGCGGCGACCGAGAACACGCTCACGCTCGTCCCGGCCTCCTGACCCGCCCTGCGGCTCCCGCACCCCCGGGTCCGGGGTCCCGGGTCCCGGCGCGGGGCCCCGGCCCGCCGAGATCGCAGAAATCACGTCGCCGGCATCCGTCAAGCGGTGATTCGTGCGATCTCGACGGCTGCGCGATCTCGACGGGCTGCGCGATCTCGACGGGCTGCGCGATCTCGACCGGCTGCGCGGACGCCCCCCGGCCGGGAGACGGGATGCCGCGGCATCCGTCGTCGATGCGTGCCGAGATCGCACGAATCACCGCCACGAGCGATGTCGACCCGTCATACGTGCGATCTCGGCGAACCGGAGGTGCCGCGCAGGGCTCGGCGCACTCGCGCCGCGAGGCGCGGGAGGCCATCGCGCGAGACGTCATCGGCTCCGACGAGAATGACGCGGTAGCCCGCATCCTGGAAGAGCTGGACCCTCGTCAGGTCCTTGCGCCAGGTCGCCGCATCGGTCCGGTGCACGTCGCCCAGATACTCGAGCAGTACCCGCTCGGCGAGGTAGCCCAGGTCTGGGTGGCGGTCGCCCTCGGACGTCGCGATGGTGGGCTGCGGGATCGGCTCGGGCACGCGGGCCGCCACGAGTCCGAGGCGCAGGAACGTCTCCGGAGGAGAGTCGACCGGTCGCCGCACGCGCCCAAGCGCCCAAGCGAGGGATGCCGCACCACGTCGTGAGCCGTGTCGGCCCACGGCATCCGAAAGATCGTCGATCGATGCCAGCGCCGGCTCCCGACCCCACTTCGTGCGACGCCCCGAGATCAGGAAGTCTCCGATCGCGACGAGCCACTCGCGCGTCAGCCGCGTTGCGCGGCTGTCGCTCATACCGGCGAGCATCGCCCACGCGTCGGCCGGTGGGAGCACGGGAAGGCCGTGCAGCAGGCGCACGTCGAACTGGTCGCGGCGCACCCAGCCCACCACTCCGGCGCGTCGGACGGGTATCGAACCGGGAGTCAGAACATGGAGATTCTCCTCGACCGCCCCGGCGGGAAGAGGCATCCCCCACAGTCGAGCAGCGGTCAGGTGGCTGAACGCCGCATCGGCCGGCAGCACGACCCGGAGGTCTGAGCACCTGTCGATCAGGCCCCCATCGCGTCGGCCCGCGGTTCCTCCGACTCGCACCCCGTGGAACGGCCTGGCGAGCTCTGCACGCCGCAGCTCGGCATCCGTCAATCCCACGCGGCGACCCTCGGCGTTCGTGAAGGCGACACCATCCATCCACCGCGGAAGATCGAGCACCTCACCATCGTCCGACCACGGCCCGGGCCAATACGGAGCCCCCCGGCATCCGTCGACAACCGCCGCTCGCGGTCCCCTGTGGAGGGAGGGCCCGACCCCCTCGAGATCGCACGAATGACAACTCAGCTGCCGAACCAACGGTGATTCGTGCGATCTCGGCACGGACTCGGGCCCCGGGTGAGAAGCGGGAACCCGGAAAGGGGATGCTGGGGGTCAGCCGCCGGCGGCGGGAGGGGTCTCGCTCGACTCGGCGAGCTCGTCGACGCGCAGCGACGCGCGGTCGATCGTGCCGTTGCGGTAGGCCTGCCGCCCGACCATGTGCGCCGACAGCGGCGCCGTCGCGAGCTGGATGAGGACGATCGGCACGAGGAACGCGACGACGGGCCACGACCGCAGCGACAGGGCGATCGCGAGGCAGATGACGATGAGTCCGAGCACCTGCGGCTTCGTCGCCGCGTGCAGCCGGCTCGGCACGTCGCGGAACCGCACGAGACCGATCGCCGCGGTGAGGCACAGGAGCGCCCCGATCAGGATGAGGATCAGCGAGATCGTGTCGAGGATGCTATCCATTTCCCTCATCGTCCCTTCGGGCGACCCAGCGGGCGATCGAGATCGACCCGAACACGCCGATCGCCGCGATGACGAGCAGCACCGGCAGGGTCCGGGTGTGGTGGTTGATCGCCATCTCGGCGCCCAGAGCGCACATCACGAGCGTCAGCAGCACGTCGGATGCGACGGCGCGGTCGAGGATCGACGGCCCGACCACGATCCGGTACAGCGTCACGAGGGCTGACACGGCGAAGACCACGAAGATCGCGATGAGCAGGACGTTCACGACACACCGCCCGCCCGGGCGCTCGCGACCCGCTCGACCTGGGCTTTCGAGCCGACGGCGCGGATGATGCGCTCCTCCCACTTCAGCACGCTCTGCCGCTGTCGCTCGACATCCCGATCGCTGCGCACTCCGATGACGTGGAGGTAGAGGATGCGCCGGTCGCGGTCGGCATCCACGATGAGCGAGCCTGGGATGAGGGATGCCGTGACCCCGGTGTGCGTCATGATGAGGTCGTCGTCGACCCGGAGCGGCACCGCGATGATGGCCGTCCCGGGCAGACGCCGGAAGTCGAGCACCTGCAGCGCGACCGTCAGCGAGCCGCGGACGAGCGCGACGGCGAACTGGATCACGAAGACGAGTCCCCACCAGAGGTTGACGCGTCCCGAGAGCTCGACCGGAGGCAGCCGGAACACCCGCGTCACGAAGACGGCGGCGACGACGCCGGTCACGAAGGCGACGATCGTGAACTGGCCCCACAGCAGCATCCACAGCGCGACGAGCCACACGAAGAACGGAAGCTGCCGCCAGACCTGCGTCGCGACGCGGCGCCTGGTCGCCCGCGCGCTCACTGACCCGCCTCCTCTTGCAGCTGCGTGAGGCTCACGGGCTCGAGGAGGGAGGCGCCGATGCGCTCGCACACGTCGTACAGCGGCCCCGCGAAGATCGTCAGCGCGACGGTGACGGCGACCATGCCCGCGGTCGCGGCCGTCATGATGCGCGGGATGACGCGGCGCTCGGTCTGGATGCCGGCCGCCGGCGCCTCGCCGAGATACGAGATGCGCGACTCGGTCTCGGCCGAGTCCTCCTCCTCGCGCCAGAACGACAGGTTCCACGCGCGCATGAGCGCATAGAGGGTGAGGAGGCTCGTCACGATGCCGCCGACGATGAGCACCATCATGATCGGCGTGCCGACCTCGGCCGCGGCGTCGAAGAGGGCGTACTTGCCTATGAAGCCGGAGAACGGCGGAAGTCCGCCGAGGTTGACGGCGGGGATGAAGTACAGCACGGCGATGAGGGGCGCCGCACGCATGAGCCCGGTGACCTGAAGGATCGACGTGCTGCCGGCGCGCCGCTCCACGAGACCCACGGCGAGGAACAGGGTCGTCTGCACCACGATGTGGTGGATCATGTAGTAGATCGTCGCGCCGATCGCCGCCGGGGTCGCGATCGCGAGCCCGAAGACCATGTAGCCGATGTGGCTCACGAGCGTGAACGACAGGATGCGCTTGAGCTCCGCCTGCGCGACCGCGCCGAGCACTCCGACGATCATCGTGGCGAGCGCGACGACCATGAGCAGCGTGTTGACATCGCTCTCGGCGAAGAGCTGCGTCTCGGTGCGGATCAGCGCGTAGACGCCGACCTTCGTGAGCAGGCCCGCGAAGACCGCCGTCACCGGCGCCGGCGCGGTCGGGTAGGAGTCCGGAAGCCAGAACGACAGCGGGAAGACCGCGGCCTTGATGCTGAAGGCGAGGAGCAGCATCAGGTGCAGGAGCAGCTGCGTCTCCTGCGGCAGCTCCGTCATGCGCTGCGAGATCTGCACCATGTTGACCGTGCCCAGCGCGCCGTAGATCATCGCGATCGCCGCGAGGAAGAGGATCGACGACACGAGCGACACGACGATGTAGACGACACCCGTGCGGATGCGCGACTCGGTCGACCCCAGCGTGATGAGGACGTACGACGCCACCAGCAGGATCTCGAACCCGACGTAGAGGTTGAAGAGGTCGCCCGCGATGAACGCGTTGAAGATGCCGGCCGCGAGGATCAGGTACGAGGGGTGGAAGATCGAGACCGGCGTGTCCTCGTCGTCGTCCTCGGCGCCCTGACCGACCGAGAACAGCAGGACCGCGAGCAGCACGATGCTCGACACGACGACGAGCAGTGCCGCGAGCCGGTCGACGTAGAGGACGATCCCGAACGGGATGGGCCAGCCGCCGATCGAGACGGCGATCGGCCGGCCCCCGGCATCCACCGCCCACAGCAGGATCGACGCGATCACGAGCACGATCGTGAGGGTGGCGATCGACACGCCGACCTGCGTCTTGCGGTGGCGTCCGGCGATGAGGGCGATCGCCGCGCCGAGGAGGGGCAGCGTCACGAGCAGGGGGACGAGGGAGCTCACGGCCGATCACCGCCGTCGTCGTTCGGCGCCTGTCGCGCGGCCGGCCGGTCGGAGGGCGCGTCGTCGACGAGCCCGGGGACGTCCCGGCTGCCGAGCACGCGGATCGGGGCCGTGTCGACGCCGACGAAGTCGGTCGCGGCGTCGTCGCTCAGGAGCTCGGCCTCGTCATCCATCGTGTCCTCTGCCGTGAGACCGCGTTCGCGAACGGCGATGTCGGCCTCGTCATCCGTCACCGTGTCGGCCTGACCGAGCTGCCACGAGCGGTAGATGAGCGCCAGGAGGAACGCCGACACGGCGAACGTGATGACGATCGCCGTGAGCGTCAGAGCCTGCGGAAGGGGATCGGATGTCGCGCCCTCCGCGCCGTA
This genomic interval from Microbacterium sp. 4R-513 contains the following:
- the mnhG gene encoding monovalent cation/H(+) antiporter subunit G produces the protein MDSILDTISLILILIGALLCLTAAIGLVRFRDVPSRLHAATKPQVLGLIVICLAIALSLRSWPVVAFLVPIVLIQLATAPLSAHMVGRQAYRNGTIDRASLRVDELAESSETPPAAGG
- a CDS encoding monovalent cation/H+ antiporter complex subunit F — encoded protein: MNVLLIAIFVVFAVSALVTLYRIVVGPSILDRAVASDVLLTLVMCALGAEMAINHHTRTLPVLLVIAAIGVFGSISIARWVARRDDEGNG
- a CDS encoding Na+/H+ antiporter subunit E; its protein translation is MSARATRRRVATQVWRQLPFFVWLVALWMLLWGQFTIVAFVTGVVAAVFVTRVFRLPPVELSGRVNLWWGLVFVIQFAVALVRGSLTVALQVLDFRRLPGTAIIAVPLRVDDDLIMTHTGVTASLIPGSLIVDADRDRRILYLHVIGVRSDRDVERQRQSVLKWEERIIRAVGSKAQVERVASARAGGVS
- a CDS encoding Na+/H+ antiporter subunit D, whose translation is MSSLVPLLVTLPLLGAAIALIAGRHRKTQVGVSIATLTIVLVIASILLWAVDAGGRPIAVSIGGWPIPFGIVLYVDRLAALLVVVSSIVLLAVLLFSVGQGAEDDDEDTPVSIFHPSYLILAAGIFNAFIAGDLFNLYVGFEILLVASYVLITLGSTESRIRTGVVYIVVSLVSSILFLAAIAMIYGALGTVNMVQISQRMTELPQETQLLLHLMLLLAFSIKAAVFPLSFWLPDSYPTAPAPVTAVFAGLLTKVGVYALIRTETQLFAESDVNTLLMVVALATMIVGVLGAVAQAELKRILSFTLVSHIGYMVFGLAIATPAAIGATIYYMIHHIVVQTTLFLAVGLVERRAGSTSILQVTGLMRAAPLIAVLYFIPAVNLGGLPPFSGFIGKYALFDAAAEVGTPIMMVLIVGGIVTSLLTLYALMRAWNLSFWREEEDSAETESRISYLGEAPAAGIQTERRVIPRIMTAATAGMVAVTVALTIFAGPLYDVCERIGASLLEPVSLTQLQEEAGQ
- a CDS encoding Na(+)/H(+) antiporter subunit C, with the protein product MNVSLVLILIMAVLFACGVYSILERSLTRVLIGFLLLGNAANLLLLVVMGQPGLAPFYGAEGATSDPLPQALTLTAIVITFAVSAFLLALIYRSWQLGQADTVTDDEADIAVRERGLTAEDTMDDEAELLSDDAATDFVGVDTAPIRVLGSRDVPGLVDDAPSDRPAARQAPNDDGGDRP